A part of Leishmania braziliensis MHOM/BR/75/M2904 complete genome, chromosome 30 genomic DNA contains:
- a CDS encoding putative nitrate reductase has protein sequence MGSNHPKGSADASPHREEEQVHADTEHSAPPPTSNVAAPKAAEVHMTVAPTTPPPSAEQVPMAVPGEELRKLTIPQQQRSYRKLLTMAEVQELISINPDRTLVVIHDKVYDVTTFLPFHPGGSSALRSNNGKDVTEAFFSMHSATAAEKLPAFLIGELAAPENASAAAEETSTAALVPAHVRMADITRALSVDPRRIILLLFGYAYDVTPMRDKHPGGLHVLLNSNGRECGDVFMRIHGHKAKKMVQQFCLGPVEGVANGQSPLRSAAAVELDSADTQPAGLKAQSARILEIKLANSTGTIQYFTFSCWKPLDIIPGGYIKLYSNLRADEGRFYTLFKTEVTSFTICMKHYPTARTSGYFFDRKEGDEVFFDGPFAPSWRLDIDPSVQRAEPKERHVVLLAGGTGITPLYSISSNALETQSCSATLIFSVHTPDDLILGEELSRLAACYSKALPIQRHTFCVVLLFSRASQQDASVESTSFASHVLCGGRLTAETLKGIDIPPAQAAVLCGPPGFNEAAAAAVLEAGICTATQVYCL, from the coding sequence ATGGGCTCAAATCACCCAAAGGGTAGCGCCGACGCATCTCCacacagggaggaggagcaagtTCACGCCGACACCGAACATAGCGCTCCACCTCCTACTTCCAACGTAGCAGCGCCGaaggcagcggaggtgcaCATGACGGTAGCTCCTACCACACCGCCTCCGTCAGCGGAGCAGGTGCCTATGGCGGTACCgggagaggagctgcgcaagcttACGAttccacagcagcagcgctcgtACCGCAAGCTATTGACGATGGCGGAAGTGCAGGAGTTGATTTCCATAAACCCAGACCGCACGCTGGTAGTAATTCATGACAAGGTCTACGATGTGACTacttttctcccttttcatcctggcggcagctccgcgcTGCGGAGCAACAACGGCAAAGACGTGACGGAGGCCTTCTTCAGCATGCATAGTGCTACTGCAGCAGAGAAGCTGCCTGCTTTCTTGATTGGCGAGCTAGCGGCACCCGAGAAtgcgtctgccgctgctgaagagACATCAACTGCTGCTCTCGTCcctgcgcatgtgcgtatGGCCGACATCACGAGGGCCCTCAGTGTGGATCCAAGGCGGATcattcttcttctttttggCTATGCCTACGACGTGACACCAATGCGCGACAAGCACCCTGGTGGCCTACACGTGCTGCTGAACAGCAACGGTCGTGAGTGCGGCGACGTTTTTATGCGCATTCACGGCCATAAGGCGAAGAAAATGGTGCAGCAGTTCTGCCTGGGTCCTGTGGAAGGTGTGGCAAACGGGCAGTCTCCGCTACGATCAGCGGCCGCGGTTGAGCTAGATTCCGCTGACACCCAACCAGCGGGACTCAAGGCTCAGTCCGCTCGGATTTTGGAGATAAAGCTGGCGAACTCAACGGGCACCATCCAGTACTTCACTTTTTCATGCTGGAAGCCACTCGACATCATTCCTGGTGGATACATCAAACTCTACAGCAACCTGCGTGCGGATGAGGGCCGCTTCTACACGCTGTTCAAGACGGAGGTGACGAGCTTCACGATTTGTATGAAACACTACCCCACTGCCCGCACATCTGGGTACTTCTTTGACCGCAAAGAGGGCGATGAAGTCTTCTTCGACGGCCCTTTTGCTCCCTCCTGGCGGCTCGACATAGACCCCTCTGTGCAGCGCGCTGAGCCGAAGGAGCGCCACGTGGTGCTACTTGCTGGTGGAACTGGTATTACACCCCTGtactccatctcctccaaCGCGCTCGAGACGCAATcgtgcagcgccaccttAATTTTCTCTGTCCACACACCCGACGATCTTATCTTGGGAGAAGAGCTCAGTCGACTTGCCGCCTGCTACTCAAAGGCTCTGCCGATCCAGAGGCACACATTTTGtgttgtgcttctcttctctcgcgcGTCACAGCAGGATGCATCAGTGGAGTCCACATCCTTCGCCTCGCACGTGCTTTGTGGCGGGCGTCTCACGGCAGAGACTTTAAAAGGTATAGATATCCCCCCTGCTCAAGCGGCTGTCCTGTGCGGTCCTCCCGGCTTCAATgaagccgcagctgctgcagtgctggAGGCAGGGATCTGCACTGCCACTCAGGTGTATTGCTTGTAG
- a CDS encoding putative ribosome biogenesis regulatory protein (RRS1), translating to MSEYQLDVGLLTVTDVSTVSGPMRREEDLISSCTNALKALLGEFVHLPTEVKKTKYESATTLVQLPQPVMQLPREKALPKPKPLTAWQKFAVKKGIDIHRKKSNRVFDEDRQEWKDKWGKRAREDRDKYDWLREVKSGYMPAEDGGDPFLDDLRTKHARLEKQKKKEEHNKRRSVHLMQAQEEVKHLSAASRNLSTASNGKFEKAKRFKKNTKRLA from the coding sequence ATGAGTGAGTATCAGCTAGACGTGGGTCTGTTGACGGTGACGGATGTGTCCACTGTGAGTGGACCAATGCGTCGCGAGGAGGATCTCATCAGCTCTTGCACAAATGCACTCAAAGCGCTCCTCGGCGAGTTTGTTCATTTACCGacggaggtgaagaagacCAAATACGAGAGTGCGACGACCTTAGtacagctgccgcagccggtGATGCAGCTGCCTCGCGAGAAGGCGTTGCCGAAACCGAAACCGCTCACCGCATGGCAGAAGTTTGCGGTCAAGAAGGGCATCGACATTCATCGAAAGAAGTCAAACCGCGTTTTTGACGAGGATCGCCAGGAGTGGAAGGACAAGTGGGGCAAGCGTGCCCGCGAGGACCGCGACAAGTATGACTGGCTGCGTGAGGTGAAGTCAGGGTACATGCCTGCCGAGGATGGCGGAGACCCATTTCTTGATGACCTCCGCACGAAGCACGCTCGCCTAGaaaagcagaagaagaaggaggagcaCAACAAGCGCCGCTCCGTGCACTTAATGCAGGcacaggaggaggtgaagcaccTTTCGGCCGCGTCGCGCAACCTCTCTACAGCGTCCAACGGCAAGTTcgaaaaggcaaaaagaTTTAAGAAAAACACAAAGCGCCTCGCTTGA
- a CDS encoding putative protein kinase, which produces MHSRKNVGYARPNGVNIGLATEISSPMSRDCTASRRIVRSLKNPLACVMQLVPLDSGENSRPPHLLSRFNTASIPSEASVSEVRSELCSVAIEEQTEDSTSSFFDHRRSWHGCKVGSSMGRSRASRAGHGSRARMRRSFPSGSSREVEESFLSYSDDPSFYACDSDASSNSAETEGSGHSMSYTVISDSVPSCSLTGLTENKSAPTGWASRFRKSNAPPPCRESNSFGSIFGNGGIDPYSGVSVNAHHQPRNNAAADVAMGIAAGPRIAVAVPQRDPAVVVLSPSSSSTRANTIQPSHTTASAAAQSAPSPAAARLGDGGSQFTANTSSVGPGMDSGRPLNNSVDQRPRVQSVKLLERVGRGTFGDVYRGEDLDSGSIIAVKEIVVPHDFTKDVEKQLAALESEIRVMRRLHHPHVVTYLGAVREGNSLRIFMEFVGGGTVGSKVESVGGLCEEKTRDYTAQLLEGLEYLHVSHILHRDLKGDNLFLTEDDQLKLGDFGQSKELADTLITQSVQGTPSFMSPEMIACSGYSFEADVWSVGCCVIQMLTGKPPFANLDNQMAVMFAIISSKIEDQIPASATEGAKDFIRMCTKTNIKDRWTASQLRQHPWILGQSAPVAATVAALTKGAGELKGAASRKSIATHLSLEAKGPSQLNPHPGKPSRSILLDTATLGKVKNRDGIKKGPSSSSFGGYQYSYEDETGDHEAGCTTSSNLSSSKSETASSKNAAVRHISAPFPQSSPHSEGASTGSRHASPLTLPEALPSGGRQHRGRGSARGPILAQSDSLVVVGKEGGGGSGTRGRRKSPLEPAQRLQRPVQCHKEKSPRHQALMVGSAVAVECPPKRRSNSSLASRTLNTPIHDRTSLGASSPNKQRGDVRPAGSAIYRGSGAGNQSVRTTQNDTSSFKKRQPAPSRAER; this is translated from the coding sequence ATGCACTCCCGAAAGAACGTAGGCTACGCGCGACCAAATGGGGTCAACATTGGCCTCGCCACGGAGATCAGCTCCCCCATGTCTCGTGACTGTACCGCCTCCCGACGCATTGTCAGATCGCTCAAGAATCCGCTGGCATGCGTGATGCAGTTGGTGCCACTAGACAGTGGTGAGAACAGCCGTCCACCTCATCTGCTTTCACGTTTCAACACGGCTAGCATCCCAAGTGAGGCTTCCGTGAGTGAGGTGCGCAGTGAGCTCTGTAGCGTTGCCATTGAGGAGCAGACGGAGGATTCGACGTCGTCATTCTTCGACCATCGCAGGTCATGGCATGGTTGCAAAGTAGGCAGCTCCATGGGCCGCAGTCGTGCGTCACGGGCAGGCCACGGGTCTCGTGCCCGTATGCGCCGCAGCTTTCCCAGCGGTAGCAGtcgcgaggtggaggagagtTTTCTCAGCTACAGTGATGACCCGTCTTTCTACGCGTGCGACTCCGACGCGTCATCGAACTCTGCAGAAACGGAGGGCTCAGGCCACAGCATGTCCTACACAGTCATCTCCGACAGTGTGCCCAGCTGCAGCCTCACCGGCCTCACTGAGAACAAATCCGCACCCACTGGGTGGGCGAGCCGTTTCCGCAAGTCCAATGCTCCGCCTCCGTGTAGGGAGTCCAACAGCTTTGGTAGTATCTTCGGCAACGGCGGGATTGACCCGTACAGCGGCGTTAGCGTCAACGCACACCATCAGCCCCGcaacaacgccgccgcggatGTGGCAATGGGGATAGCGGCAGGGCCTCGCATAGCGGTTGCTGTCCCGCAGAGGGACCCGGCCGTGGTTgtcctttccccttcttcatCTAGTACGCGGGCGAACACAATCCAGCCGTCGCATACCACGGcgtccgcagcagcgcagagcgCGCCAagtcctgcagcggcgcggctCGGTGATGGAGGATCGCAATTCACTGCGAACACCTCTTCTGTGGGTCCGGGTATGGATAGCGGCAGGCCTCTGAACAACTCCGTTGACCAGCGGCCACGCGTGCAGAGTGTCAAGCTTCTGGAGCGTGTTGGACGAGGCACCTTTGGCGATGTCTATCGCGGCGAAGATCTggacagcggcagcatcaTCGCTGTGAAGGAGATTGTTGTGCCGCATGACTTCACCAAGGATGTGGAGAAGCAGTTGGCTGCGCTTGAGTCGGAGATTCGCGTCATGCGTCGACTGCACCATCCTCACGTCGTGACGTACCTCGGCGCTGTACGAGAGGGTAACTCCCTTCGGATTTTCATGGAGTTTGTAGGGGGTGGCACTGTGGGCAGCAAGGTGGAGAGCGTTGGCGGTCTGTGCGAGGAGAAGACGCGCGACTACACAGCCCAGTTGCTAGAGGGACTCGAGTACCTGCACGTCTCGCACATCCTTCATCGAGACTTGAAGGGCGATAACCTCTTCCTCACAGAAGACGACCAGCTCAAGCTGGGCGACTTTGGGCAGAGCAAGGAGTTGGCGGACACCCTCATTACCCAGTCTGTGCAAGGAACGCCAAGCTTCATGTCACCCGAGATGATTGCCTGCTCTGGATACTCGTTTGAGGCAGATGTGTGGTCGGTGGGGTGCTGCGTCATTCAGATGCTTACTGGCAAGCCGCCATTCGCGAACCTTGACAACCAGATGGCGGTGATGTTCGCCATCATCAGCTCCAAGATCGAGGATCAGATTCCGGCAAGCGCCACCGAAGGCGCGAAGGACTTTATTCGCATGTGTACCAAGACCAATATCAAAGACCGGTGGACCGCCTCGCAACTGCGTCAGCACCCTTGGATCCTAGGACAAAGCGCTCCAGTGGCCGCAACAGTAGCCGCACTGACTAAGGGTGCCGGCGAGCTGAAGGGGGCAGCTAGCCGCAAATCCATCGCCACGCACCTATCATTGGAGGCAAAAGGACCGAGCCAGCTGAACCCGCACCCTGGCAAGCCTTCTCGGTCCATACTGTTAGACACCGCTACCCTTGGGAAGGTGAAGAACCGTGATGGCATCAAGAAGGgcccaagcagcagcagcttcggtGGGTATCAGTACTCATACGAGGACGAGACAGGTGACCATGAGGCGGGTTGCACCACGAGCAGCAACCTTTCTTCTTCCAAAAGCGAGACGGCAAGTTCCAAGAATGCCGCGGTCAGGCACATCAGCGCACCTTTTCCGCAGTCGTCCCCCCATAGCGAAGGTGCGTCGACTGGCAGCCGTCATGCGTCACCTCTGACGTTACCGGAGGCCTTGCCAAGTGGAGGGCGCCAACACCGCGGGCGCGGGAGTGCCCGTGGGCCGATCCTGGCTCAGTCCGATTCGctagtggtggtgggaaaagagggtggtggcggcagcggtacGCGGGGGCGGAGGAAGTCGCCACTGGAgccagcgcagcggctgcaacGGCCGGTGCAGTGCCACAAGGAGAAGTCGCCGCGTCACCAAGCATTGATGGTGGGCAGCGCCGTGGCTGTGGAGTGCCCACCAAAGAGACGATCGAACTCGAGCCTAGCATCGCGCACTCTTAATACACCCATTCATGACCGCACCAGCCTTggtgcctcctctcccaaCAAACAGCGTGGCGATGTGCGACCGGCAGGCTCAGCGATCTACCGTGGCTCCGGGGCGGGCAACCAGTCGGTCCGCACCACACAGAATGACACTTCCTCCTTCAAGAAGCGCCAACCAGCGCCATCACGGGCTGAAAGATGA
- a CDS encoding putative histidyl-tRNA synthetase, which produces MSSTASLNAELLAEINDLRVKLAEKEALLQPEGVVSKRSKKKSQANMIEKEPVQGCRDFPPEDMRVRRHLFGVFHETARKFGFEEYDAPVLESEELYIRKAGEEITDQMFNFVTKGGHRVTLRPEMTPSLVRLQLSKGRSLLLPAKWYSIPQCWRYEAISRGRRREHYQWNMDIVGVKSVAAEVELLCAACTAMSSLGLTAQDVGVKVSSRKLLQCALTGAGVPDSLFASVCVIVDKMEKLPEEQIRAELKELGLDAQQADGIIRTLSLKSVDDFDKDLFDKNGALSELTELFVQMQMYGYGDWVQFDPSVVRGLAYYTGIVFEAFDRSGEFRAICGGGRYDNLFTLYGSPQPVSCVGFGFGDCVIVELLKKKRLLNPLPHKVDDVVIPFNESQRGTALKVLKQLRDKGRSADIIMDSKKIVQTFSYADRIGADRAVLIAPDETEKGMARVKMLREGQGREDDRGDLVPFEEL; this is translated from the coding sequence ATGTCCTCGACGGCCTCACTCAATGCCGAGCTTCTTGCGGAAATCAACGACCTGAGGGTGAAGCTCGCCgagaaggaggcgctgctgcagccggaAGGGGTAGTATCGAAGAGGTCCAAGAAGAAGAGCCAGGCGAACATGATTGAGAAAGAGCCGGTGCAGGGCTGCCGCGACTTCCCTCCGGAGGacatgcgcgtgcgcaggcACCTCTTCGGCGTTTTCCACGAGACGGCCCGAAAGTTCGGCTTCGAGGAGTACGACGCCCCGGTTCTAGAGTCAGAGGAGCTCTACATCCGCaaggcgggggaggagatTACAGACCAAATGTTCAACTTTGTGACAAAGGGTGGCCACCGCGTCACACTGCGACCGGAGATGACGCCGTCATTAGTGCGTCTGCAGCTCTCGAAGggccgctctctccttctgccTGCCAAGTGGTACTCCATCCCGCAGTGCTGGCGCTACGAGGCCATCTCTCGCGGTCGTCGCCGTGAGCACTACCAGTGGAATATGGATATCGTCGGCGTGAAGAGCGTGGCTGCAGAGGTGGAGCTTTTGTGTGCAGCGTGCACAGCAATGAGTTCCCTCGGCCTCACCGCGCAGGACGTCGGCGTGAAGGTGAGCTCGCGCAAGTTGCTGCAGTGCGCACTCaccggcgctggtgtgccagattctctctttgcctccgTGTGCGTGATTGTCGACAAGATGGAGAAATTGCCTGAGGAGCAAATCCGagcggagctgaaggagtTGGGCTTGGATGCCCAGCAGGCGGATGGCATCATCAGGACACTTAGTCTCAAGTCCGTTGATGACTTTGACAAGGACCTCTTTGACAAAAATGGCGCCCTCTCGGAGCTCACGGAGCTCTTCGTGCAGATGCAAATGTACGGATACGGCGACTGGGTCCAGTTTGATCCGAGCGTTGTGCGTGGGCTCGCTTACTACACCGGTATCGTTTTCGAGGCGTTTGACCGCAGTGGTGAGTTCCGCGCGATCTGTGGAGGTGGCCGTTACGACAACCTATTCACCCTGTACGGAAGCCCACAGCCTGTCTCATGCGTCGGGTTCGGGTTTGGCGACTGCGTAATTGTTGAATtgctgaagaagaagaggctgCTTAACCCGTTGCCGCATAAGGTGGATGATGTGGTGATTCCGTTCAACGAGTCTCAACGAGGCACCGCCCTGAAGGTAttgaagcagctgcgtgacAAGGGCCGCAGTGCCGACATCATTATGGACTCCAAGAAGATTGTACAGACTTTCAGCTACGCAGACCGCATCGGCGCTGACCGCGCCGTGCTGATTGCGCCGGACGAAACAGAGAAGGGCATGGCGCGAGTGAAGATGCTGCGCgaggggcaggggagggaggatgaCCGCGGTGACCTTGTGCCCTTCGAAGAGTTGTAG